The Methanosarcina acetivorans C2A genome includes the window GGAGGTTTTGCCCCTTCTCCGCCTGCTGAACTTCTAAACACATTCTGTTTAGTTAACTTAATCAAAGTTATAGATACTGTTCAAGGAATAGGTGCTTTTGGTTGCTGTTATTGCGGATATGGTGAAGACTGCAAGGTAGGTGGACACTATGCTAAAAATGGACCAAACTCTCCAATCAACGCGAGTACGATTCCTGATGTTACAAAGGATGAAAAAGTGATGCTTGCAGCTGAGCGGGCAGGCAAAAAGCTTGGTGAGCAACTGCGCTCTGCTGACTATAGCCGTGAGAAAACAGCACAAGAAGTTATGGAAGCTAGGAGAGCTAATCACAAAAGATAATAATTTATAAGCTTCTTTAAGTATTGTTCATTCGCATCAGTTATAAAACTGATGCTATTTTTAATATTAAGCAAATATCATAAAAAATAGTGCAGAGTTATAGATCGTGTCTAAACAGACAACTGTTATAAAAAGTTAGTGTTTCAAAATCAGGAATCTTGACTTATATCATTCTTCAACATCCTCCCTCCCACACTTTAAACCATTTCCTCACACGTTTATTCATAGTAAACGGTTTATTTTCTTTCGCATTTTTCTTCATGTAATGCAATGTACCCTTAGAAAAGCCCAATCTCTTCCAGTCAACATACTAAATATTGAAAATCTTTTCCCTGATTTCTTGAGAATCAATTTTCTCAATTTCATACTCATGCCTAACAAAGTCCAGTTTCTCTTTTTGCTCATGAGAAAATAGTTAACCCCTTACCTTCAAAAAGATAACATTGAGCAGCAGAAAAGAGATTAATAGATTAATTCATTTATCTGTTAATGGTGAGATCCTTATGGATAATATCAAAGCTACTGAACAAATTTCTAACGCGATCCTGGAGAACATTTACCAGCGTCGATCCGTGCGCAACTATTCCGATAAGGAAGTTTCCGACGAAATAATTAAGGAAATTATCCGGGCGGGAACATATGCACCAAGCGCCGTGAATAAGCAGCCGTGGCGGTTTGTAGTCGTGAAAAATAGGCAGCTCATTGATAAATATGATGACCTTGCCAGGAAGGCTTTCCTTTCCGTATACGGGGATACCGACAATCCGGACCTGATCGGATATGTACAGTATTTATCAAAACCGACAACCCGGATACTCTATGGGGCACCTGTTTTCATCCTGGTATTCGCGGCTCCCGACGTTATCGACGACAGGGACTGTGCTCTGGCGGCGGAAAACATGATGCTTGCAGCTCGCTCTTTAGGGATCGGTAGCTGCTGGATTGGTCTGGCAGCAGGCCTGGGTAGCGATACGGAATTCCTGAAGGAAGTGGGAGTGCCGGAGGGATATAAGCTTATCGCACCCCTGATCTTTGGATACCCGGCGAAGGATAATCAGAAGGCACCTGCCCGTAATGCCGATGTCATATTAAAATGGGTTGATTAATCTCAAAATTTGCTTTCGGTTTCCCATCAACAATTTGACAAATTAACAAAATAATGAATTGCAAACTAAAGAATCAAAATAGAATTAGGTATGTACTGTCCGGACAGGAAGCATCTATCCTTTGTCCGTCCAGGTACTCGAAAATAATTTTGTATCCAAACAACCTTTTATTTCTTGAGTTTCTTGCTTGCCAAGAGGAGTAACTAAGATACTCCTTACTCGGCCTTGATGCGTTTGATGGTTGTAGGACGCTCTTTTACCAGGATCCTGTGTCCGCAGTACGGACACCTTATACCTGTGTACTCGTAGTCAATTTCCACTTTCTGTTTACAGCGAGTGCACTTATATCCCATACAACCTCACGTACCTGAAAAGTGTTTGTTTACTTTGCTTCAGCAATGTTTTTCATTGTGCGCAGCAGGGTCTGACCAACGCTCGTGTAGGGGATATAGGTCCCGCCTGCGAAGGTGTGTCCGCACTTGCTGCATTTCCAGATCCCTGTCCCGATCCTTTCCACTGTCGGGCGGGCACATTTGGTGCATACATGTGGAGCTCGCATGCGTTCTTCCAGGTCTGCGACAAGCTTTCTGTCTTTTCTCCCGTACCTGGGACCAAACCTGCCTGCAGATCTGGAAATTCTTCCTTTCTTCGTAAATTTTTTTGCCATCGTTATAAACTCCTTAAATGTAAATATTGAGTCCTAAGGGATAGAAATCCGGAACCCTTCTGCTGGCCGGTCAGCCTTAAGCTAAGGTTCTTCTATCACCCTGAGACGTGCACTTAGACCGTAATACTGGCATTTAATATTTATATTTAATTAATCCTGCCCGATTTACTCACTTTTTGCAAGCCCTTCAAGGTAGAGTCCCCTGAGTTCGGCTGCCTTTTCGAGTGCCAGGTCTATTGCCTCGAACAGCTCTGCCTCGGTAAGAGGGGAAATGCCCATTTTCTGCATGCCTGCAACAGACCCGTCCGAACTTGAAACTATGGTCAGTTTCGTTTCGCAAACTGCTTCTTCATCAAGGGATGGGTCAACCATCAGCTTTGAGCCTATCTTTGCAATAGTTATACCGACAGGCATCTCTTTCATCGCAAGGGGTACATCTTCGCCCAGTCCCTGCTGCTCGTTAGGGACCATGGTGGTCATGAGTGCTGCAATTGCAGCAAGACAGGATGCATCAATGATATTTCCGTCATCGTTCAGGACGTGGACGTCTATAAAGACAATCCAGACGGATTCTCCAACCGTTATGCAAAGCTTCTTTATATCAATTGCGCCCGATTCCCTGATCCCTCTGTCAACGACCCTTGCCATTTCGATTGCTTCTTCTCTGGGTGGCCCTGGCTCGAATTCGGGAGAAGCTATCGGGTTAAGCTCAAGATTGGTAATAATCACGCCTTCGTCCTGAGAATCCGGGAATGGAGTTCCGGTCTGAAGCTTCACACCTACAAGGACCTGGGTGTTTCCGAGGGTAACTTTTGCAGAACCTTCGGCTTTGACAATAACGTTTGTTTCAAGCTTGAGATCCCTGAAATCTTTAAACCCGCGTCCGTCCTGACGCTTACCTTTGATCATCAGGTTGTAAATATAGTCCTTCTTAAGTGTGGCTATGATTTCACTCATCTTTTTCACCTCTGTTTTCGGCTTCAGAGGGGTTTTTTACTACCTTCCAGGGACCTTCGGATTTTTCTTCTTCAGGCTCTTCTGCTGCCTCTACTGCTTCGGCAGCTTCCTCAACTTCGACCTCGGCTTCTATTTCAGGCTCAGAAACTTCTTCCGAAGCAGGACTTTCCTCGACTTCGACTTCTTCTTTAAGAGCTTCCTCTTCAAGTCCCTCGGTTTCAGCCTCAAGCTCAATTTCTTCTTCAGCTTCTCCAGAATCAGCTTCTTTCTCAAGCCTGGCCTCAATTTCTTCAAACTCTTTGATTTCAGGAGTACCCTCTAAAGAAGCTTCAAATTCAGTCTCTTCTTCAAGAGGTTCCTCTTCGAATTCTTCCAGATCTTCTTCTAAGTCTTCCTCTAAGCCTTCTTCAGCTTCCTCTAAGTCTTCTTCAGCTTCTTCTAAGTCTTCTTCAGCTTCTTCTAAGTCTTCTTCAGCTTCTTCCAAGTCTTCTTCAGCTTCTTCCAAGTCTTCTTCAGCTTCTTCCAAGTCTTCTTCAGCTTCTTCCAAGTCTTCTTCAGCTTCTTCTTCCAAGCCTTCTTCAGCTTCTTCCAAGCCTTCTTCAGCTTCTTCCAAGTCTTCTTCAGCTTCTTCTTCCAAGCCTTCTTCAGCTTCTTCTTCGACTTCCTCTTCTTCAAATTCTTCTTCAATCTCTTCCTCTTCTTCGGAGTCAGGGATTACCTCGCTGGAAAAAAGGATATCAGGCTCAGAGATTTCCTCCAGACCCTCTACTTCGAGTTCTTCAGCTTCTTCAGCAGCTTCTTCCGAAACAAACTCGGGGGCCGGTAAGGACTCGGCTTCGGCTTCAGTTTCGGTTTCTGCAGCTTCTGCCGCAGGTTCCTCAACAGGAGTTTCAAACTTCTTTCTAAGGACAGCCTGCTGAAGTGCGAGGATCTCTCTGCAGCCCTTCTTTACAAGCTCAAGCCCTTTCTTGATTTCTTCAGGTGTAAGGTGCCCATCCATCTGGACAAGAGTAATTTCTCCCTCCTGGGTCATTGCTACGGGGAAGTCAGCTTCTCCGTAGTTATCCTCTTCCTTATTCAGATCAAGCACAATCTGCCCGTCAACCTTCCCGAAAGCACAGGAGGTAATAAGGCCTTTCATTGGGATTCCGGCATCTGCAAGAGCTATACTGGAAGCGTTAATTGCTGCTGTCCTTGTCCCTGCATCGGCCTGAAGCACTTCTACGAAAATGTCAATTGCTGTCTTAGGGTACAGCTCAGCCAGGATCACAGGCTCGAAAGCTTCCCTGGAAACTTTTGAGATTTCAATGCTCCGCCTGCTAGGGCCCGGACGAGCGCGGTCCTCCACGGAGAATGATGCCATATTGTATTTGTAGCGGATTACTGCCGAATCTGCGCGCTGGCTGCGGCGGGGATGAGCTTCCCTGGGGCCGAACACGCCTACCAAGATCTTATTCCTGCCCCATTCAAGATAACATGAACCATCGGCTCGCGAAAGTACACCGATCTCAATTTTCATGGGCCTAATCTCATCCGCACGTCTCCCGTCAAGGCGCAGCCCATCGTCAGTGATTAATATTAAGTTTTCAGGTTTCTCACTCATACTCTAATCTCCAAACAACTCCTAAACCAAAATACTCTAGAGAAGCTTACCTAAAATTCTTTTAGCTCTATCCGGAATTCAATTCTTCGGGTCCAGCAGTACATCGATCTTCCGGTATATCTCTTCGGAATGATCTTCCTTTGTTGCAGTCACACCTTCCGTCTCATTTTTAAAAAACCCAACAGGTTTGGACTCTTTCTGTCTAATCCGTTCATTTTTCAAAAAATTGTAGATCCGGTCTGTCAATCCGGAACGCTGGGCTTCAAGTTCTATTTTCCGGAGAGCCTTACTCAAAAGTTCTATGTCCTCATCCTTTCCATCGATCCATATTCTGCCGTTCTGGCCTACGAAAATGCTGCAGTTTGTCTCTTTCTTCAGCATGGATATCATGGAACCACCGTGTCCTATTACACGGGGGACTTTTACAGACTCAACTTTAATAATCTGACCTGTTTTGAGTTTATGAAGGCTCGGGTCCCTCAGGGCAAGCTCGACTTTCATGGAGCTATCTACATCTTTAACCCTGAGGATTACCGAATCACCTACGTTCAGAATTTCAGGCATCTCCCGGGATTCGACTCTTCTCGGATACTCGGATACATGGAGCAGACCGTCATAAGGAGCTGCAATATCAAATATCCAGTTGGATGGAGTAACCACAATAACGATCCCTATCACCACATCATTTGCTGAGGGGATATACGCTCCCGCAAGTGGGATCACTCCAACTTTATCCTCTTTGAGGTTTTCAATACCGCAAAGCGAAGAATAGATCTTGTCGTTCTTGACATACGTCCCGTATCCGGCTTTTTTCTGGTTTTCGGATAACAGGTCACCAGGGATCACTATTTTTTTATCCATCCAACATCCTCTTATAAAAGTTTAGTCTGAGCCTCTCCCTTTGTGAGATGATTTATAAGAGCGTAAAAATCAGTCTGGACTCCTGCAGGAATCCTCACTACTGCAATCCATGAGCCGTCACCCTGCCATTCTTCCTTCGTAATGGTTCCGACTTTGGAAATATCTCCATATGCCTTTGGGGCATATTCGGGAGGGATTTTCACAGCGATATTGATTTCTTCAAAGCGTATGGGGATGAGCGGGCGAATGGCTTTCATTGTTATGGTTACCAGCTGATCTACGCTTTTTAAAGGGTCTATATGCACTTTTGCCTCTTCCATCGCTCTTTCTATCCGTGCGGGAGGGTGAGGTGCTCTAGTTTGAGGGTTTATAGCATTTCTGGAAATGGTATAGATAACCTTTTTCTTTTTCTCTTCAAGCATTCGTTTTCTCTGCTCAGCGGTGAGTTGAAGCTCTCCGCTTTTCAGGATCACGGCAGCAATCTCAAAGGGGTCGGTTGTCTCAAAAGAGTTGAGAATATCGGACTCTGCTGCCCGGTCCCCTCTGTTTGCATCTTCGAAGATAGTCTCAACTGCCAGAATGTCTTCGAGGTTTACTTCCTCTCCTCGCTTGTAGGCCAGAGCCCCTTCGGGCTCGACCAGGACTTCGAAATGTTTGCTGCCTCTTTTGAGCCGGGCAGTCACTGCCTCGTCCAGGGACACCATTTTCGAATACCTTCTCTTAAATGTGAGTTTGAGAATCAGAAACTCTCTGATTGCTCATTCTTTAAATATTTATAGGTTTTATTCGCTGCTTTCAGTTCCCTTGTGTTTCTCAAGGATCTGCTGAACGTAGTTCTCAACTTCCTCAGGCCCCAGTTTTCTGAATTTCTT containing:
- a CDS encoding DNA-directed RNA polymerase subunit P, encoding MGYKCTRCKQKVEIDYEYTGIRCPYCGHRILVKERPTTIKRIKAE
- a CDS encoding nitroreductase translates to MDNIKATEQISNAILENIYQRRSVRNYSDKEVSDEIIKEIIRAGTYAPSAVNKQPWRFVVVKNRQLIDKYDDLARKAFLSVYGDTDNPDLIGYVQYLSKPTTRILYGAPVFILVFAAPDVIDDRDCALAAENMMLAARSLGIGSCWIGLAAGLGSDTEFLKEVGVPEGYKLIAPLIFGYPAKDNQKAPARNADVILKWVD
- the rrp42 gene encoding exosome complex protein Rrp42: MKKMSEIIATLKKDYIYNLMIKGKRQDGRGFKDFRDLKLETNVIVKAEGSAKVTLGNTQVLVGVKLQTGTPFPDSQDEGVIITNLELNPIASPEFEPGPPREEAIEMARVVDRGIRESGAIDIKKLCITVGESVWIVFIDVHVLNDDGNIIDASCLAAIAALMTTMVPNEQQGLGEDVPLAMKEMPVGITIAKIGSKLMVDPSLDEEAVCETKLTIVSSSDGSVAGMQKMGISPLTEAELFEAIDLALEKAAELRGLYLEGLAKSE
- the rrp4 gene encoding exosome complex RNA-binding protein Rrp4, which codes for MDKKIVIPGDLLSENQKKAGYGTYVKNDKIYSSLCGIENLKEDKVGVIPLAGAYIPSANDVVIGIVIVVTPSNWIFDIAAPYDGLLHVSEYPRRVESREMPEILNVGDSVILRVKDVDSSMKVELALRDPSLHKLKTGQIIKVESVKVPRVIGHGGSMISMLKKETNCSIFVGQNGRIWIDGKDEDIELLSKALRKIELEAQRSGLTDRIYNFLKNERIRQKESKPVGFFKNETEGVTATKEDHSEEIYRKIDVLLDPKN
- the rrp41 gene encoding exosome complex exonuclease Rrp41 — protein: MSEKPENLILITDDGLRLDGRRADEIRPMKIEIGVLSRADGSCYLEWGRNKILVGVFGPREAHPRRSQRADSAVIRYKYNMASFSVEDRARPGPSRRSIEISKVSREAFEPVILAELYPKTAIDIFVEVLQADAGTRTAAINASSIALADAGIPMKGLITSCAFGKVDGQIVLDLNKEEDNYGEADFPVAMTQEGEITLVQMDGHLTPEEIKKGLELVKKGCREILALQQAVLRKKFETPVEEPAAEAAETETEAEAESLPAPEFVSEEAAEEAEELEVEGLEEISEPDILFSSEVIPDSEEEEEIEEEFEEEEVEEEAEEGLEEEAEEDLEEAEEGLEEAEEGLEEEAEEDLEEAEEDLEEAEEDLEEAEEDLEEAEEDLEEAEEDLEEAEEDLEEAEEGLEEDLEEDLEEFEEEPLEEETEFEASLEGTPEIKEFEEIEARLEKEADSGEAEEEIELEAETEGLEEEALKEEVEVEESPASEEVSEPEIEAEVEVEEAAEAVEAAEEPEEEKSEGPWKVVKNPSEAENRGEKDE
- a CDS encoding 50S ribosomal protein L37ae, coding for MAKKFTKKGRISRSAGRFGPRYGRKDRKLVADLEERMRAPHVCTKCARPTVERIGTGIWKCSKCGHTFAGGTYIPYTSVGQTLLRTMKNIAEAK
- a CDS encoding ribosome assembly factor SBDS, with protein sequence MVSLDEAVTARLKRGSKHFEVLVEPEGALAYKRGEEVNLEDILAVETIFEDANRGDRAAESDILNSFETTDPFEIAAVILKSGELQLTAEQRKRMLEEKKKKVIYTISRNAINPQTRAPHPPARIERAMEEAKVHIDPLKSVDQLVTITMKAIRPLIPIRFEEINIAVKIPPEYAPKAYGDISKVGTITKEEWQGDGSWIAVVRIPAGVQTDFYALINHLTKGEAQTKLL